One part of the Macrobrachium rosenbergii isolate ZJJX-2024 chromosome 3, ASM4041242v1, whole genome shotgun sequence genome encodes these proteins:
- the LOC136828571 gene encoding neurotrophin 1-like: MSMRIVVLLAIVGVSLADQSSHVTFSLGGAPAVNHHSSSHHHRAPSYQPRPSYHPQPSYHPQPSYHPQPKYKKYEPEVPACADNTTKPWCLEDPEYPSYEIKHAAEYHYEKVLSLYADVADLNTELSVERPNTLEEETYLCPSETAYVRPLRAQNTEGKWRVIVNNVDVHYETLTQTTRIEECLTGGDACPLVPECYDSKCLQKSIYHRFLVYDPYDQYFPFAIETFKLPASCACLLGAFTIDH; this comes from the exons ATGTCTATGAGAATTGTG GTGCTGTTGGCGATTGTGGGCGTGTCCCTCGCCGACCAGAGCTCTCACGTGACCTTTAGCTTAGGAGGAGCTCCTGCGGTCAACCATCACAGCTCCTCCCACCATCACAGAGCTCCATCCTATCAGCCACGCCCTTCGTATCACCCCCAACCTTCTTATCACCCCCAACCTTCTTACCATCCACAACCGAAGTACAAGAAGTACGAACCAGAAGTCCCTGCTTGCGCAGATAACACCACGAAGCCCTGGTGCCTTGAGGATCCCGAGTACCCATCCTACGAGATCAAGCACGCCGCCGAGTACCACTACGAGAAGGTCCTCTCCCTCTACGCAGACGTCGCCGACCTCAACACCGAGCTCTCGGTGGAAAGACCAAACACCTTGGAGGAGGAGACCTACCTCTGTCCCTCCGAGACCGCCTACGTCAGGCCCCTTCGCGCCCAGAACACAGAAGGCAAATGGAGGGTCATCGTCAACAATGTCGACGTCCACTACGAGACTCTAACACAGACGACTCGCATCGAAGAGTGCTTGACCGGAGGCGACGCCTGCCCTCTGGTGCCCGAGTGCTACGACTCCAAGTGCCTGCAGAAGTCCATCTACCACCGCTTCCTCGTCTACGACCCATACGACCAGTACTTCCCCTTCGCCATCGAGACCTTCAAGCTGCCCGCAAGCTGTGCCTGCCTCTTGGGTGCCTTCACCATCGACCACTAA
- the LOC136828560 gene encoding adhesive plaque matrix protein-like, with amino-acid sequence MAVKFAVVLAVVVAVLADQSSHVTFSLGGKTAVSHGSTHHHTPRLPRPTYQPRPTYKPKPMYKPEPTYKPEPAYKPEPTYKPEPAYKPEPAYKPEVAYKPEPAYKPEPAYTPAPSYKPELAYTPAPAYTPAPSYTPAPSYKPEPSYKPEPAYHPEPLYRPEPTYALQPAYPDPAYHPAAYRPEPAYGHKPSYLPQPSYKHPEPKVPNCAAESGKPWCLEDKEYPSYEIKAAAEYHYEKLLSLYADVADLNTELSVERPMYLKEETYLCPSETAYVMPLRAQNTDGKWRVIVNNIDVHYETLTQTTRIEECLSYHKACPLVPKCYESKCVQKSVYHRFLVYDPYDQYFPFAVETFRLPASCACLLGGYTIDH; translated from the exons ATGGCGGTGAAATTTGCG GTTGTGTTGGCTGTGGTGGTCGCAGTTCTTGCTGATCAGAGCTCCCACGTCACTTTCAGTCTAGGCGGGAAAACCGCCGTCAGTCACGGCTCTACCCATCACCACACTCCCAGGCTCCCACGCCCAACCTACCAACCTAGGCCTACTTATAAACCAAAGCCCATGTACAAACCTGAACCTACTTACAAGCCAGAGCCAGCTTACAAGCCTGAACCTACTTACAAGCCAGAGCCAGCCTATAAGCCAGAACCGGCCTATAAGCCAGAGGTAGCCTACAAGCCTGAGCCTGCTTACAAGCCAGAGCCAGCATACACCCCTGCCCCTTCATACAAGCCAGAACTAGCATATACCCCTGCACCAGCATACACCCCAGCACCTTCATACACCCCAGCTCCATCTTACAAACCAGAGCCTTCATACAAGCCTGAACCCGCCTATCATCCAGAACCTCTCTATCGCCCCGAGCCTACTTATGCTCTTCAGCCTGCTTATCCTGATCCCGCTTATCACCCTGCTGCTTACCGTCCTGAGCCAGCCTACGGTCACAAGCCTTCTTACCTTCCACAGCCATCCTACAAGCACCCTGAACCAAAAGTACCCAACTGTGCTGCTGAATCAGGCAAGCCCTGGTGCCTGGAAGACAAAGAGTACCCGAGTTACGAGATCAAAGCAGCTGCTGAGTACCACTACGAGAAGCTCCTGTCCCTGTACGCTGACGTAGCTGACCTCAACACTGAGTTGTCAGTTGAGCGTCCTATGTACCTGAAGGAGGAGACCTATCTCTGCCCATCTGAGACGGCCTACGTCATGCCTCTCCGTGCCCAAAACACCGACGGCAAGTGGAGGGTGATCGTCAACAATATCGACGTCCATTACGAAACCCTCACACAGACGACCCGTATCGAAGAGTGCCTCTCCTACCATAAAGCCTGCCCTCTGGTGCCCAAGTGTTACGAGTCCAAGTGCGTCCAGAAGTCTGTGTATCATCGCTTTTTGGTCTACGACCCTTACGACCAGTACTTCCCATTTGCCGTCGAGACCTTCAGGCTTCCAGCTAGCTGCGCTTGTCTTCTGGGCGGTTATACCATCGACCACTAG